The region ATAGAAAATATTTTTACCAAACTTCACAAGCATCTACACTAAGGCAAATAAACTTTGTCTAAAAGTTCATTATATTCTAAATCCGCTTCGCTATCTAAAGTTATTCCGCCTCCACTTTTGTAAATATAACCGTCCCCAGTTTTTTCAACAAAACGAATCATTACACCGCTATCAAATTTTTCTCCATCGTAGATGCCAAAGACACCGCTGAAAAAACCTCTATCGTAGCCTTCAATATTTTTTATAATCTCTAAAGTGCTTTTTTTTGGTGTTCCGCTTATACTACCAGCTGGAAGAAGAGCTTTTAATATATCGCCTATTTTTTCATGCCAATCTTTGCCAACATAACCACTAATGTGTGAGCTTACTTGCAAAAGTTCTTTTTCTCCAGAGTCTATCTTTTGAACATATCTAAACTCTTTAACCTTAACTTTAGATGCTACTATTGATAAATCGTTTCTCAAAAGATCAACAACCATAGTGTGTTCAGCCATCTCTTTTTTATTGCTAAGTATTTTCTCTTTTGCATCTATTATAGATGCATCTATAGTCCCTTTCATGGGAAAAGTGTGAATTAAAGAGTCTTTTATGTGTATGAATTTTTCAGGTGAAAAACATACAAACTTATCTTTATATCTAAGTTTGTAACTTGCATTTGCTACATCATAAATCTCTTTTAGAGTTAAATCTGAGTAGATTTTTGTTGGAGCTGTAAGATTTAAAAGATATGTGTCGCCCGATTTTATATGCTCTATAATTTTATCAAACTTCTTTTTGTAAGCATCAAAACTTATAGCTTCTTTTTTAAAAAATTCATTATGTTTAGTTTTTGCATAATTTTCATCTATACAAAATTCAATGTCATGATTAGAAAGTTTATCCAAAGGGATAGCTTCAATATTTTGCGCTAAAAAATCACTTATAAATAAAAAAGGCACCCTCTTTTTGCCTAACTCATTTAGATGCTCAAATGTCATGTATAAGTTTTTTTAAAACCGCCATTCTTATAGAGACACCATTTGTAACCTGCTCTAGCACCTTGCATCTCTTATCTGCTAAAAGTGCATCGCAGATATCTACATTTCTATGAACTGGACCAGGGTGTAAAAGTAGTATATCTCTATCTCCAACCAGTTCCGTAGTTATACAAAAATCACTCGCATAATCTTTAAGAGATGCATAACTTTGAGAAGAGTGTCTCTCCGTTTGAGTTCTAAGGCTCATTATGGCGTCAACTTCATCAATGATTTCTTTTAAAAAGTGAGTAGTTCTAAGTTTAGTCTTTGGCAAAAAATGCGGAGGTGCTACTAAGATAACTTCCATACCAAATCTTGTGAGTAGTTCTATGTTTGAGTTAGCAACTCTTGAGTTTTTTATATCTCCAACTATGGCTATTTTTTTGCCTCTTACATCTTTAAAGTGTTCTGTTAAAGTAAACAAATCAAGAAGCGCTTGAGTTGGATGAGCATGAGCACCATCACCTGCATTTATGATAGCTGATTTTGTATGGTTTGACAATATCTTGGGAACACCAGCGTTTTGATGCCTAACAACTATGGCATGAGGGTTCATAGCATCCAAATTCATGGCAGTATCTACTAAAGTTTCACCTTTTTTAGTAGAACTTTTTGCAACATCTAAGTGAACCATCTCAGCACCGAGTCTCTTTGCAGCTATCTCAAATGAACTTCTAGTTCTTGTAGAGTTTTCAAAAAAAAGTGTAATTATAATTTTATCTTGAAGTATTCTCTCAAATCCACCGCTACCAAATTTTCTTGCATCTGCAAAGATTTCTTCTATCTCTTGAACGTTAAAGTCATCTGTACGTATTAAATGTTGCATATTCATCTTCTGTAAATAATTTTACAGATTATACAAGACATCGCAAATGGTGTCAATATTTTCACTGACTTTCATCACTTGAAATCCTTGATGTAAAAAATACGGCTCAGAAACTCTTGAAAAACTCTCATCATTTTCTCTGCAATTAAAAGCTACGGCATATTTTATCTTTTTATCTTCTAGTAGTTTTTCACTCAAAAGTGTATCATTTATGCATCCAAGTGAGCAGTGTGTAACTAAGAGTGCGCAGGCTTTAAAGTGAGTTATCAAATCAACCATCATAGTATCTTCATCAACTGGCACAAAAAGCCCGCCTGCCCCTTCTATGATAAGAACATCACAAAGTTTTTCAAGTTTTTTTATTGCATCATCTAATTTTTTAAAATCTAATTTTGCATTGTTTGAAGAGATAAAAGGAGTAGCTGGCAATTCATAAGTTATGGGAACAATATCTTCAACTTTTATATATTTAAACTCAGCATTTAACTCCTGTACAGTTTTTAAAAGTTCACTACCATCAGGAGCAAAACCATTTATAACTCCAGTTTCTATGGGCTTTATAACACCAACTCTTAAACCTCTAGATGCAAACTCTTTTAAGAGCAGTTTTGTTGTGTAAGTTTTACCTATATCTGTATTTGTTGCTGTTATAAAAATTCTTTTTTTCAAAGTTATCCCTAATTTGCTATAATCACTTATAATTTAAAGGCATATATAAATGAATAATTTTGAAGAGTATTGTACCAAATTTGTCCAATCAATAGGGAACAAAGAGGGAGCAGTTAGTCCAGTTATTACGAGTTCAGCATCTTTTGCTTATGGCACTCCAGAAATAGCAGAGGGAATTTTTGATGGAAGTATTAAAAAACCTCTATATTCTCGTATGGGAAATCCAACTACGGCAAAACTTGAGAGTATAATGGCGCAAATGGATGGAGGAGTAGCAGCGATAGCAACTAGCTCAGGTATGGGAGCTACAACTCTTGCTTGTATGTCACTTCTTGCTTACGGAGATGAAATCATTTCTATAGGTGGATTATTTGGTGGAACTTATGCGTTTTTTTCAGAAACACTAATTCGTTTTGGCATAAAAACTAACTTCTTTGATGTTGATGATTTTAAGGCAATAAAAGAAGCTATAAATGAAAACACAAAAATTATCTTTTTAGAGAGTGTTGGAAATCCAAATATGAGACTTCCAGATATAAAACAAATCGCACAAATAGCAGATAAAGCAGGAGTTATTTTTGTAGTTGATAACACAATTACACCTCTTAGCATCTCTCCTTTAGCTCTTGGCGCAGATATCAGCATCTACTCAACTACAAAATTAATCTCAGGAAATTCTTCAGCACTTGGAGGATGCGCAGTATTTCGTGCAATTAACGTAGATGCTGACAAACTAAAATCTCCAAGATATGAATTTTTAACAAAGTTTATAAAAGGTGCAGGAAAAATGGCACTCTTTGCAAATGCCAAAAAAAGAGCCTTAAGAGATTTTGGAATGAGCGCAAATGCAAATGCAAGCTATCAAACTATGCTCGGACTTGAGACTCTTCCTATTAGACTCTCTAGAATAACGCACAGCGTAGAAGTCATAACATCTACACTTAGTGAAAGTGGCTTAGATATAAATCATCCATCACTAAAATCACACCCTCATCATGATAGATACATCAATGATTTTCAAAATGGTTGTGGTACACTTTTTACTATTGATATGAAAAGTAAAGAGAGAGCTTTTGAGTTTTTAAATAAAACAAAACTAGCAACTCTAACAGCAAATATAGGTGATAACAGAACTCTAGCACTTCACATGGCTTCAACTATATATAGAGATTTTGATGAAAAAACAAGAAAATTTTTGGGAATAAGTGATGGCCTTATCCGAATCTCTGTAGGTTTAGAAAATCCACAAGATATTATTGAAGATTTTTTACAAGCGAGTGAGCAATAATGGCGATGGATACAGATTTAGAACTTTGCGATGAAGTAAAGATAAAATATCCAAAAAAGTATAAGGTTTTTCTTTTAAATGATGACTATACTTCTATGGATTTTGTGGTAGATATTTTAATGAGTATATTTCATAAAAGCTACACTCAAGCAGAACAGATTATGCTTGATATTCATAAAAAAGAGCGCGGACTATGCGGTGTTTACACTCATGAAATTGCAGAAACTAAAGTTATGCAAGTACACAAAAAAGCTAAAGACAATGGCTTTCCACTAAAAGCAATAATGGAAGAAGAATAAAATGATAAGTACAAATTTAAATGACATTTTTCAAAAATCAATCCTCTACGCGAAAGAGCTAAGACACGAATATTTAACCATAGAACATGTTTTTTATCTACTACTTAACTCTTATGAGGGTGCAGAAATTATACGCACTTGTGGAGGAGAAGTAGATAAAATGAAAGAAGAGTTAAAAAATTATATACTCACAAATATAGAGACTCTTCCTGAAAATATCAAACAAGACCCTTATGAGAGTTTAGCTCTCTCAAGACTTATAGACAATATGATAAAACATATCCAAAGTGCACAACAAGCTAGTGCTGATGTAGGAGACCTTTTAGCTGCTTTATATGAAGAAGAAAACAGTTTTAGTTACATACTTTTAAATGAGTATCAAATATCTAAACTTGATATTTTAGAACTTATTTCACATCGTGAACCATCTGAAGTATCTAGTGAAAAAGAGAAATTTTTAAATAAATACTGCATAAATCTTCTTGAAAAAGCAAAAGAGGGAAAAATTGATCCCGTAATTGGTCGAGAGAGTGAGATAAAAAGAGTTGTGCAAATACTATGTAGGCGCAAAAAGAACAATCCTATCTTAGTTGGAGAAGCTGGAGTTGGTAAAACCGCTATAGCTGAGGGACTTGCACTTGAAATTTCAAATGCAAATGTACCTGACATCATAAAAGAAGCTGAACTTTTTGCCTTAGATTTAAGTGCTTTGCTTGCAGGAACAAAATACAGAGGAGATTTTGAAAAGAGACTAAAAGGCGTGATGGATGAGTTAAAAACACATCCAAATGCTATTTTATTTATAGATGAGATTCATACTCTTATAGGTGCTGGAGCTACAAGCGGTACAATGGATGCAGCAAACCAACTAAAACCAGCTTTAGCATCTGGGGAGTTAAAATGCATGGGTGCTACAACTTTTGCAGAGTACAGAAACGGTTTTGAAAAAGACAAAGCACTAAGTAGAAGATTTTCCAAAGTAGATGTTGATGAGCCATCTGTAAAAACGAGCTATAAAATCTTAAAAGGTTTAAAAAGCAGATACGAAAAGCATCATAATGTAACTTATACAAATGAAGCACTAAAGAGTTCTGTTGAACTTTCTAAAAGATATATTACAGACAGATTTCTACCAGATAAAGCCATCGATATTATAGATGAAACAGCAGCTTCTTTTCATCTAAAAAACCGCAAAAAAAGAAAAGTTACAGCTCAAGATATAGAAAAAACAATTTCAAATATCATTGGCATCTCGAGCTCAAAAGTAAGTAAAGATGAAATTAGTTCACTTATGAACTTAGAGAGTAGTTTAAAACAAAAAGTTATCGGTCAAGATGCAGCTGTTATAGAAGTTGCAAAAGCTATAAAAATATCTAAAGCAGGACTTACTCCATCAAATAAACCGATAGCTTCATTTTTGTTCTCAGGTCCAACTGGTGTTGGTAAAACAGAGCTTGCAATCTCACTAAGTCAAACTTTAGGCATAAACTTTGAAAGATTTGATATGAGTGAATATATGGAGAAACATGCACTATCTCGTCTTGTTGGAGCACCTCCTGGTTATGTTGGATATGAGCAAGGTGGACTTTTAACGGAAGCTATAAAAAAGCACCCTTATAGTGTCTTGCTTTTAGATGAAATAGAAAAAGCTCATCCAGATTTAATAAATATCCTACTGCAAATTATGGATAGTGCTACTTTAACTGATAACAATGGTTATAAAGCAAATTTTCAAAATATTATTTTAATAATGACTTCAAATATAGGTGCTAATGCTAGAAGTGTTATGGGTTTTAACAAAGATGAAAGCATCTCAAAAAATGAAGAATTAAAATCATTTTTTGCACCTGAATTTAGAAATAGGTTAGATGCTATTATTGAGTTTACTCAACTTAGTTTAGACACAGTAAAAGACATTGTAAGTAAATTTATAAATGAGCTAAATAAAGATTTAAAAAAGAAAAAAATAACTGTAACAATCTCAGAAAAAGCAAGAGATTTCATTGCTAAAAGTGGATACTCTAAAGAGATGGGAGCAAGACCATTAAAAAGATACATTCAAGATAATATAACAAATAAATTAAGCGATGAAATACTTTTTGGAACACTAAAAAATGGTGGAAATGTTGAAGTAGAATTCAGTAAAAAATTAATTTTAAAATTTAAAAAACCTGATGATTCCACAATTAAATAAATATGAACTAAAATTTCCAAATGTAGAAAAAGCAAATCCAGATGGAATCTTAGCTTGGGGAGGGGATTTATCTCCTTCAAGATTAATACTCGCCTATGAAAACGGCATCTTTCCTTGGTTCAATCATGGAGACCCAATATTATGGTGGTCACCAAACCCTAGATTTATTATGGAACTAGATGATTTTAAAATCAGCAAATCACTTAAAAAAAGCATGAAAAAGTTTGAATACAAGTTTGATAATAACTTTGAAGAAGTAATGCGTAAATGCTCTAATATACAAAGAAATAATCAAGCAGGAACATGGATAAGTTCTGATATTATTGAAGCTTTTACTACTCTTCGTGGTATGGGCAGAGCACATTCAATTGAGAGTTATAAAGATAATAAACTGGTTGGTGGGCTTTATGGACTAGCTATCGGAAAAGTGTTTTGTGGAGAATCAATGTTTGCAGAAGTAAGTGACGCTTCTAAGTCTGCTTATGCAATTTTAGTCAAACATTTAAAAAAATGGGGATATGACTTTATAGATTGTCAAGTACCAACAGAGCATCTAAGGAGTTTAGGTGCAAAAGAAGTAAAAAGAGAATACTTTATAAATAGATTATTAAAAGTAAAAATGGAAAAAATAAATAATAATTGGGAAATAGATAAAGAGTTAATATAAAGTCAGATTATTAAATTTGATTGTTGTATTGATAAATAAAGAAGTAAAAGTAAGAAATGATCAACTAGGCAGCGACCTACGTTCCCACACCTGAAAGGTGCAGTATTATCAGCGATGAGAGGCTTAGCTTCTGGGTTCGGAATGGAGCCAGGCGTTTCCCTCTCTCTATAGCCACCTAGACAATCACATATCAATATATCATACATAAAGCAGATATACTCAAATATGATTGTAAGAGTCAATCGATTGAGTGTTTAATGAGAATACTCATTAAAGTATATTTGTTAAAGTCAACAATGTTCTAAATAACTCTATGTATATGTTATATACACTAAACAAGGTAGTGAACGAATTGTAATTCTAATTAAAGAATATGTAAAAAAGACAAACGTACTATTAGTACTGGTCAGCTAAACACGTTACCGTGCGTACACATCCAGCCTATCAAGCTTGTAGTCTTCAAGCGTACTTCAGGGAACGTTCATCTTGGAGTTGGCTTCCCGCTTAGATGCTTTCAGCGGTTATCTCATCCGTGCGTAGCTACCCAGCGATGCTCTTGGCAGAACAACTGGTGCACCAGTGGCACGTCCAACCCGGTCCTCTCGTACTAGGGTCAGCTCTCCTCAACGTTCCTACGCCCACGGAAGATAGGGACCGAACTGTCTCACGACGTTCTGAACCCAGCTCGCGTACCGCTTTAAATGGCGAACAGCCATACCCTTGGGACCTGCTCCAGCCCCAGGATGCGATGAGCCGACATCGAGGTGCCAAACCTCCCCGTCGATGTGAGCTCTTGGGGGAGATCAGCCTGTTATCCCCGGCGTACCTTTTATCCTTTGAGCGATGGCCCTTCCACACAGAACCACCGGATCACTATGACCGTCTTTCGACTCTGCTTGAGATGTATCTCTCACAGTCAGGCTAGCTTATGCCATTATACTCTACGAGGGATTTCCAACCCCTCTGAGCTAACCTTTGTAAGCCTCCGTTACTTTTTAGGAGGCGACCGCCCCAGTCAAACTACCCACCAGACATTGTCCTCGCATGAGATAATCATACGGAGTTAGCTATCAGAATATTCAAGGGTGGTATCTCAAGGATGTCTCCTCTAGAACTTGTGTCCTAGTATCAATGACTCCCACCTATCCTGCACATGAATATCCCAATAGCAGTGTCAAGCTATAGTAAAGGTGCACGGGGTCTTTCCGTCTTTCCGCGGGTAGGAGGAATTTTCACCTCCACTACAATTTCACTGGATCCATTGTTGAGACAGCTCCCATCTCGTTACGCCATTCATGCAGGTCGGTATTTAACCGACAAGGAATTTCGCTACCTTAGGACCGTTATAGTTACGGCCGCCGTTTACTCGGGCTTCAATTCACCACTTCGCAGAGCTAATGGATCCTTTTAACCTTCGAGCACCGGGCAGGCGTCACACCCTATACATCCTCTTACGAGTTAGCAGAGTGCTGTGTTTTTGGTAAACAGTCGGGAGGGACACTTTGCTGCCACCCATCAATGCTTCAGAGAGTAAATCTCTTAACAAATAGGGCACACCTTATACCGAAGATACGGTGCTAGTTTGCAGAGTTCCTTAACAATGGTTCATCCACGCGCCTTAGAATACTCATCTCACCCACCTGTGTTGGTTTACGGTACGGGCAACATTACATCTCGTTTAGAGGCTTTTCTCGGCACGACAGTATCGACGATTCTAAACGCTCTCCGAAGAGATTGTTCAGCCTGTAAGATCTCGGTCTCATGTAAAGCGGATTTTCCTACTTCACGACCTACATCCTTCGAGCCACTATTCCATCAGTGACCTCGTCTAACTCTATGCGTCCCCCCATCACTCAAGCGATGTAATGTCGGTATCGGAATATTAACCGATTTGCCATCGTCTACCCCTTTCGGACTCGACTTAGGTCCCGACTAACCCTACGATGACGAGCATCGCGTAGGAAACCTTGGGTTTACGGCGAAGAAGATTCTCACTTCTTTTCTCGCTACTCATGCCTGCATGCTCACTTCCATCCGCTCCACCACTCCTTACCGGTATGGCTTCAACGCTGAATGGAACGCTCTCCTACCACTTGACCTAAAGGTCAAATCTAAAGCTTCGGTGTTTATCTTAGCCCCGTTATATTTTCGGCGCAGAATCGCTAGACCAGTGAGCTGTTACGCTTTCTTTAAAGGATGGCTGCTTCTAAGCCAACCTCCTGGTTGTCACAGCAACTCCACATCCTTTTCCACTTAGATAAAACTTTGGGACCTTAGCTGTTAGTCTGGGTTGTTCCCCTCTCGACGATGGATTTTATCACCCACCGCCTGACTCCCGAGGTTACACGTATAGTATTCGGAGTTTGATAGGGTTTGGTACCGCGGTAAGCAGCCCTAGCCCTGTCAGTGCTCTACCCCTATACGCTAATGCTCGAGGCTATACCTAAATATATTTCGGAGAGAACCAGCTATCACTGAGTTTGATTGGCCTTTCACCCCTATCCACAAGTCATCCCAAGAATTTTCAACTTCTACGGGTTCGGTCCTCCACTGGCTCTTACACCAGCTTCAACCTGCTCATGGATAGATCACTCAGTTTCGGGTCTGCAGCATCTGACTATGTCGCCCTATTAAGACTCGCTTTCGCTACGGCTTCTCGTTCGATTAACCTTGCCAGATACCACAACTCGCAGGCTCATTATGCAAAAGGCAGTCCGTCACACTTATATATAATAGTGCTCCGAATGATTGTAAGCCATAGGTTTCAGGTTCTATTTCACTCCGCTCACCGCGGTCCTTTTCACCTTTCCCTCACGGTACTTGTTCGCTATCGGTCTAGTAGTAGTATTTAGGGTTGGAGGGTGGTCCCCCCATATTCAGTCAAGATAACACGTGTCCCGACCTACTCATTCGTTAACCTAGTACCACATAATGATTTTCGCTTACAGGAGTATCACCCTCTATGCTCACTCTTTCCAAAGTGTTCAGCTAATCAATATGCTATCGCTAACCGCCCTACTCCCATTTCGCTCGCCGCTACTTTGGGAATCTCGTTTGATTTCTCTTCCTTTGGGTACTGAGATGTTTCACTTCCCCAAGTTCGCCCCCCGTAGGGTAACACGATTCACACCGTGCTGGGTCGCCCCATTCAGAAATCCCCGGATCAAAGCTTCTTGGCAGCTCCCCGAGGCTTATCGCAGCCTAGTACGTCTTTCATCGCCTCTACTAGCCAAGGCATCCACCTATGGCCCTTAATATCTTTTTATTCTATATTGCGTTCACTACCTTGTTTAATGTACTTATACATCAAACAGATAGTACTGTTTATTGTAGTTATTTAGTTAATATAATTGATTCATTGATTGTAAACAATCTCTGTCTCTTTTATATATGTTGACTTTAACAATTATAATTTAATGAACTTTTTGGTTTAAAACCAAATATAAACTCTTATAGTTAAGAACTTATATTTAGTTTGAAACATTGTTTTTGTGCTAGTTGTGTTCAAAGAAGAAGCGAAGCATACTAAAAGTATGTGAGTTTCTTGTTTGAGCGCAAATAGTGCAAAAAATGGTGGGCCTACCAGGACTTGAACCTGGGACCTCACCCTTATCAGGGGTGCACTCTAACCAGCTGAGCTATAGGCCCTTTTGGGGTGCTTTTAACTTCACTCTTCGTTGGAACCCTTACTTCAATCGTCACATAGTATAACTATGCTCCACATTCAGCAAGGAACCCGCCTTGATTAAAGCTAAAATCTCTCCCAAACCTAAGTTTGAGAGGCACTCCTGAATCAATATCAAATTAATGAACGTGTATGCTAACCAATGGCATACCTCGTGATACATAGATCACTGAAAACTAAGCAAGTAAAAGACTAATAACATAACTTTATCTCTCGTGAGATTTTCTTTGTAAGATAAACAAATGAATGTTTACTCTTTACTCTAGAAAGGAGGTGATCCAACCGCAGGTTCTCCTACGGTTACCTTGTTACGACTTCACCCCAGTCGCTAATTCCACCGTAAGTGGTAGCCTCCCGAAGGTTAGCTTCCCAATTTCGGGTGAAATCAACTCCCATGGTGTGACGGGCGGTGAGTACAAGACCCGGGAACGTATTCACCGTAGCATTGCTGATCTACGATTACTAGTGATTCCAGCTTCATGGAGTCGAGTTGCAGACTCCAATCCGAACTGAGAGACGCTTTAAGTGATTAGCTCCACCTCGCGGTATCGCAACACTCTGTACGCCCCATTGTAGCACGTGTGTAGCCCTGGCCGTAAGGGCCATGATGACTTGACGTCGTCCTCACCTTCCTCCTTCTTGCGAAGGCAGTCTCCTTAGAGTGCCCAGCTTAACCTGCTGGCAACTAAGGACGAGGGTTGCGCTCGTTGCGGGACTTAACCCAACATCTCACGACACGAGCTGACGACAGCCGTGCAGCACCTGTTTTCAAGCTCCCCGAAGGGCACCACTCTATCTCTAGTGTGTTCTATCAATGTCAAGGCCAGGTAAGGTTCTTCGCGTATCTTCGAATTAAACCACATGCTCCACCACTTGTGCGGGTCCCCGTCTATTCCTTTGAGTTTTAATCTTGCGACCGTACTCCCCAGGCGGTTCACTTAATCTGTTAAGTGCATCACCGAGATGACAAGCATCCCGACGACTAGTGAACATCGTTTAGGGCGTGGACTACCGGGGTATCTAATCCCGTTTGCTCCCCACGCTTTCACGCCTTAGCGTCAGTTATGTTCCAGGAGATCGCCTTCGCTTTCGGTATTCCTAGTGATATCTACGGATTTTACCCCTACACCACTAATTCCATCTCCCCCTCCCATACTCTAGGCTCGTAGTTTCAAGTGCAGTTCTATGGTTGAGCCATAGGATTTCACACCTGACTTACAAGCCCGCCTACGCGTCCTTTACGCCCAGTGATTCCGAGTAACGCTTGCACCCTCCGTATTACCGCGGCTGCTGGCACGGAGTTAGCCGGTGCTTATTCATGAGCTACCGTCATTTTCTTGACTCATAAAAGGAGTTTACACACCGAAATGCGTCATCCTCCACGCGGCGTTGCTGCATCAGGGTTTCCCCCATTGTGCAATATTCCTCACTGCTGCCTCCCGTAGGAGTCTGGTCCGTGTCTCAGTACCAGTGTGGCGGATCATCCTCTCAAACCCGCTACCTGTCATTGCCTTGGTGAGCCATTACCTCACCAACTAACTGATAGGATATAGACCGATCTCTTAGCGAAAAACTTTCCCGACTAGCATTAGAACTAGAAGGAGTATCCAGTATTAATCATCGTTTCCAATGGCTATCCTAGACTAAGAGGTACGTTATCTATATATTACTCACCCGTGCGCCACTAATCCAAGCAGCAAGCTGCTCTTCATCGTTCGACTTGCATGTGTTAAGCACGCCGCCAGCGTTCACTCTGAGCCAGGATCAAACTCTCCATAATTATCTGTTTCCTTGAAACGGAAGTAATTCCGTTTCAATTCCTTGCACTAAAGCTACAAACTATAAATAGTTTGAGTTTTAATCTTTAGAATATTAAAAAACATTCATCATGTAAAGAACACATTTCTGTGCATTACTGATCTTTGCCCAAGATTTAAAAATCATTGGCTTTGTTGCTCTATCTATTACTAGATAGAGACTTGTATGTATCTATTACTATTGGGATCCAATAAATTGGATTCAAATAGAATAGACGGTTGTTGTTAATTAGTTATTTCTAAGTAAACTTATTAATGAGCTAATTACTAACTTATTTCGTTAGTTATTAAGTCTATTTACTTGCTTAGTTTTCAATGATCTCAAACAATCTCAAAAGCTTCAACTCGAAGTCTCTCTAGGCCTTTTTGTTAAGGTCTCTTTGTTTGTGGATGGGAATTATAGGGGGATATTGCTTAATAGATTCTTAAACCTGAAAAAAGATTTTTAAATGTTTCGAAATTGTATTTTGTTGTAATTTTATAGACAGCTTTTAGCTGTCTATTTTTGTTCTTTGTTTAACTCCAATGATACTGGTTCTGAAAAATTTGGGACATCATCATAAGAAAACACTGCGTAATACTTATGTATATTGCTATCACCAAAATTATCATAGGTGTAACTATCAATTCCACCATAAAGCTTTTGTCCATCGTAAGGAGAGCATGGAACTCTAAAAGGATTTTTAACTACTATAGCTCCTCTATAAGCATCATCTTTTGGAATATCCCATTCCAATTTTATTATATTATTCTCAATAGCATATTTAAGATTTTCAACTTTAGCTGGTGCGTTACGACGTTTCTTTATATAATTAATAATCAAAGATGGTCTTTTGGCTCTTTTATCATCCATAAATGTTACATCTTGATTTTTCGACATAACTTTATGTGAAGATGCAGAGATAACAAACATTGCTTTAGGATTTTTTTCTACACTATCAACCATTTCATCAATCGCATATTTATCAAATACGAATCTTTGTTTTGGTTCTGATTTTATATCAGATACACTTACATCATAACCTATTCTCTCGATAATTTTTCTTGTTTTAATCTTTTCATATGTTTTTTCACCATCGCAAGGAACAACCATCTCTATATGAAAACGCAATGTATTAGTAGAATTTATATCTATTGCA is a window of uncultured Sulfurimonas sp. DNA encoding:
- a CDS encoding aminodeoxychorismate synthase component I gives rise to the protein MTFEHLNELGKKRVPFLFISDFLAQNIEAIPLDKLSNHDIEFCIDENYAKTKHNEFFKKEAISFDAYKKKFDKIIEHIKSGDTYLLNLTAPTKIYSDLTLKEIYDVANASYKLRYKDKFVCFSPEKFIHIKDSLIHTFPMKGTIDASIIDAKEKILSNKKEMAEHTMVVDLLRNDLSIVASKVKVKEFRYVQKIDSGEKELLQVSSHISGYVGKDWHEKIGDILKALLPAGSISGTPKKSTLEIIKNIEGYDRGFFSGVFGIYDGEKFDSGVMIRFVEKTGDGYIYKSGGGITLDSEADLEYNELLDKVYLP
- a CDS encoding aspartate carbamoyltransferase catalytic subunit, which produces MQHLIRTDDFNVQEIEEIFADARKFGSGGFERILQDKIIITLFFENSTRTRSSFEIAAKRLGAEMVHLDVAKSSTKKGETLVDTAMNLDAMNPHAIVVRHQNAGVPKILSNHTKSAIINAGDGAHAHPTQALLDLFTLTEHFKDVRGKKIAIVGDIKNSRVANSNIELLTRFGMEVILVAPPHFLPKTKLRTTHFLKEIIDEVDAIMSLRTQTERHSSQSYASLKDYASDFCITTELVGDRDILLLHPGPVHRNVDICDALLADKRCKVLEQVTNGVSIRMAVLKKLIHDI
- the bioD gene encoding dethiobiotin synthase yields the protein MKKRIFITATNTDIGKTYTTKLLLKEFASRGLRVGVIKPIETGVINGFAPDGSELLKTVQELNAEFKYIKVEDIVPITYELPATPFISSNNAKLDFKKLDDAIKKLEKLCDVLIIEGAGGLFVPVDEDTMMVDLITHFKACALLVTHCSLGCINDTLLSEKLLEDKKIKYAVAFNCRENDESFSRVSEPYFLHQGFQVMKVSENIDTICDVLYNL
- a CDS encoding aminotransferase class I/II-fold pyridoxal phosphate-dependent enzyme yields the protein MNNFEEYCTKFVQSIGNKEGAVSPVITSSASFAYGTPEIAEGIFDGSIKKPLYSRMGNPTTAKLESIMAQMDGGVAAIATSSGMGATTLACMSLLAYGDEIISIGGLFGGTYAFFSETLIRFGIKTNFFDVDDFKAIKEAINENTKIIFLESVGNPNMRLPDIKQIAQIADKAGVIFVVDNTITPLSISPLALGADISIYSTTKLISGNSSALGGCAVFRAINVDADKLKSPRYEFLTKFIKGAGKMALFANAKKRALRDFGMSANANASYQTMLGLETLPIRLSRITHSVEVITSTLSESGLDINHPSLKSHPHHDRYINDFQNGCGTLFTIDMKSKERAFEFLNKTKLATLTANIGDNRTLALHMASTIYRDFDEKTRKFLGISDGLIRISVGLENPQDIIEDFLQASEQ
- a CDS encoding ATP-dependent Clp protease adaptor ClpS, with the protein product MAMDTDLELCDEVKIKYPKKYKVFLLNDDYTSMDFVVDILMSIFHKSYTQAEQIMLDIHKKERGLCGVYTHEIAETKVMQVHKKAKDNGFPLKAIMEEE
- the clpA gene encoding ATP-dependent Clp protease ATP-binding subunit ClpA codes for the protein MISTNLNDIFQKSILYAKELRHEYLTIEHVFYLLLNSYEGAEIIRTCGGEVDKMKEELKNYILTNIETLPENIKQDPYESLALSRLIDNMIKHIQSAQQASADVGDLLAALYEEENSFSYILLNEYQISKLDILELISHREPSEVSSEKEKFLNKYCINLLEKAKEGKIDPVIGRESEIKRVVQILCRRKKNNPILVGEAGVGKTAIAEGLALEISNANVPDIIKEAELFALDLSALLAGTKYRGDFEKRLKGVMDELKTHPNAILFIDEIHTLIGAGATSGTMDAANQLKPALASGELKCMGATTFAEYRNGFEKDKALSRRFSKVDVDEPSVKTSYKILKGLKSRYEKHHNVTYTNEALKSSVELSKRYITDRFLPDKAIDIIDETAASFHLKNRKKRKVTAQDIEKTISNIIGISSSKVSKDEISSLMNLESSLKQKVIGQDAAVIEVAKAIKISKAGLTPSNKPIASFLFSGPTGVGKTELAISLSQTLGINFERFDMSEYMEKHALSRLVGAPPGYVGYEQGGLLTEAIKKHPYSVLLLDEIEKAHPDLINILLQIMDSATLTDNNGYKANFQNIILIMTSNIGANARSVMGFNKDESISKNEELKSFFAPEFRNRLDAIIEFTQLSLDTVKDIVSKFINELNKDLKKKKITVTISEKARDFIAKSGYSKEMGARPLKRYIQDNITNKLSDEILFGTLKNGGNVEVEFSKKLILKFKKPDDSTIK